CGCATGTTTTCCAGCAGGATGGTCAGGTGCAACTCGCCGCGGCCCGACACGCGGAACACGTCGGCATCGCCGGTATCCTCGACGCGCAGCGCGACGTTGGTCAGCAGCTCCTTGGTCAGGCGGTCGCGGATCTGGCGGCTGGTGACGAACTTGCCTTCGGTGCCGGCGAGCGGCGAGCTGTTCACCATGAAGTCCATGGTCAGCGTCGGCTCATCGACGGTCAGCATCGGCAGGCCAACCGGGGTTTCCTTGTCGCAAATGGTCACGCCGATGCCGATGTCATCGAGGCCCGAGATGATGATGATGTCGCCCGCTTCGGCGCTGTCCACCGGTACACGATCGAGACCCTGGTAGCCCAGCACCTGGTTGATGCGGCCCACCGCAACTTGATCATCGTGGTTCATCACCACCACGTTCTGGCCCGGCTTGATGCGGCCGTTCAGCACGCGGCCAACGCCCAGGCGACCGGTGTAGGTCGAGTAGTCGAGCGCGGCAATCTGCAGCTGCAGCGGCGCATCGGCATCGCCCGGCGGGGTCGGCACGTGCTTGAGCACAGTCTCGAACAGCGGGCGCATGTTGTCCGATTCCTCGGCCAGTTCGAGCTTGGCAAAGCCGTTCAGGCCGGAGGCATAGATGATCGGGAAGTCGAGCTGCTCGTCGGTGGCGCCAAGCTTGTCGAACAGGTCGAAGGTCTGGTCGACCACCCAGTCCGGACGTGCACCGGGGCGATCCACCTTGTTGATCACGACGATAGGGCGCAGGCCCAGCGCCAGCGCCTTCTTGGTGACGAAGCGCGTCTGCGGCATCGGGCCTTCCACGGCGTCGACCAGCAGCAGCACGCCATCCACCATGCCCAGCACTCGTTCCACTTCGCCGCCGAAGTCGGCGTGGCCCGGGGTGTCGACGATATTGATGTGGGTGCCTTCGTAATCGATGGCGGTGTTCTTGGCCAGAATCGTGATGCCGCGCTCTTTTTCGAGGTCGTTGCTGTCCATCACGCGCTCATCAACCTGCTGGTTGTCGCGGAAGGTGCCGGATTGACGCAGCAGCTGGTCAACAAGGGTGGTCTTGCCATGATCGACGTGGGCGATGATGGCGATATTGCGTAGGGCGCGGGACATGGAAGCGGGCCAGGAAGAGACGAAACCCGCGATTGTAGCACGGGCTGGTGACGCGCCGCATCGCGGCGATCGGGAAGCCTTCGCCGACATCGGCCAAGCTGTTGGGCGGTGGCTGCAGCGATGCAACACTCGGCATCAACGAGTTCGCGACGGCGCGCGCCGGGTTCTAAGTTGAAACCATCACCGCCAGCTCGCAGCCATGGACCCCTTCGCCTTCGACCTGCCCGATCCGGAATCGCTCTCCGCCGTGTACGCCGCGCGCTATGGCGACGAGAGCCGTGCCGTGCGCGCGCTGCTGCCACTTGCCCGGCTCAGCGCCGAGGAACAGGCCTACGTCGAGGGCCAGGGCGAGTTTCTGCTCGATGCGCTGCGCGCCAGCCGGCGCGAGCGTGGTGGTGCCGATGCGCTGTTCGCCGCGTTTCCGTTGGCGAGCCCGGCCGGGCGTGCGCTGCTGACACTGGCCGAGGCCCTGCTGCGCATTCCCGATGCCGCCACCGCAGACCGGCTGATCCGCGATCAATTGCACGAGGCCGACTGGCAGGCCGGTGACACCAGCCCGTCGTGGCTGGTGAATCTCGCACGCTGGGGCCTCGATGCCGCCGAACACTGGAGCGAAACCCGCAGCGGCAAGCCCATCGTGCGCTACGCGATGCAGCGCGCCATGCACGGGCTGGGGGCTCGTTTCGTGCTCGGCGAGACCATCGCCGCCGCGATCCAGGCACGTGCCGACGGATTCCATCACTCGTTCGACATGCTCGGCGAAGCCGCGTTGACTGCCGAGGATGCCGAGCGCTATGCCGAGGCCTATGCCCAGGCCATCGGCCAGCTGGCCACACTGCCGGGCCGGTGCGGCGCCCGCAGCGCATGCGGCATCTCGATCAAGCTCTCCGCGCTGCATCCGCGCGTCGAGCCGAGACAATGGCCACGAATCAGGCGCGAGCTCTATCCGCGGCTGCTGGTGCTGGCGCGGATGGCCCGCGACGCCAACCTGCCGCTGACCATCGACGCTGAGGAATCGGAGCGGCTGCCGCTCACGCTGGCCTTGTTCGGCCGCTTGCTGCACGAGCCTTCGCTCGCCGGCTGGGATGGGCTCGGCATCGCGGTGCAGGCCTACCAGAAGAGCGCGCTGGCGCAGCTCGACTGGCTGATTGCGCAAGCCGCGACCGCCAAGCGACGCATCGTGGTGCGGCTAGTCAAGGGCGCCTATTGGGATGGCGAGATCAAGCGCGCGCAGCTCGAAGCCTGGCCGGATTACCCGGTATTCACGCGCAAGGCGCACAGCGACGCCAGCTTTCTCGCCTGCGCCCGGCAGATGCTACGGGCGAGCGAGGTACTCTACCCCGCCTTCGCCACCCACAACGCGTTCACCGCGCTGGCCGTGCACGCGCTGGCCGGCGCACGCGATTTCGAGTTCCAGTGCCTGTTCGGCATGGGCGAGCCACTCTATCGATTGCTCGCCGGGCATGGCATCGAGCGGCCGTGCCGCGTGTATGCACCGGTCGGGCGCTATGCCAGCCTGCTGCCCTATCTGGTGCGGCGGCTGCTGGAAAACGGCGCCAACCAGTCCTTCGTGCATCAATTGCTGTCGGATGCCGAGTCGACGCCTGCCTTGCGCGACCCAGTGACCGCCAGCGCTCGCCAGCCGGCCACTGATCTGCCTGCGCCGATGGCGCGGGCGGGCCACGATGCGGTGGCCGCCGGCATTAGCTGGAGCGATGTACCGGCCGTCACCCGGCTAGCCATGGCGCTGCAACAGGAACTGGCCGCTACGGCGGCAGGGCCGCTGCTCGCCCACGGAACACCCAGCGGCGGTGCGCCACGCTCGGTACTCAACCCTGCACGACTCGACGATGTAGTCGGCACCATCGCCGATGCCACGCCATGCGACGTCGAACACGCACTGCAACAGGCCCAGGCGTATGCACCGACCTGGGCTGCGACCCCGGTCGCTGCGCGCGCGTCCTTATTGCAACGCGCTGCGGATGAATTCGATCGCTATCGGCCGGCGCTGATTGCGTTGCTGGTGCGAGAGGCCGGCAAGTCACTGATCGCAGCAAACAACGAGGTGCGCGAAGCGATTGATTTCTGCCGCTATTACGCCAACCAGGCCGCCGCCAACTGGCCTGACCGCGCCCCAGCCCCCTGGGGAGCGGTAGCCGCCATCAGCCCATGGAATTTTCCGCTCGCCATTTTCGTCGGCCAGATCGCGGCGGCCCTCGTTGCCGGCAATACAGTGCTCGCCAAGCCCGCCGAAGAGACACCGCTGACAGCCTACCTCGCCACCCGACTGTTGCACGAGGCCGGCATTCCCCACGGCGCACTGCAACTACTGCCCGGCGGGCCGGAGGTGGGCGCGGTATTGACGCAAGATACGCGGATCAGCGGCGTGCTGTTCACCGGTTCGCTCCCGACCGCGCAAGCCATCCACCGTGCGCTGGCCAAGCTGGCGGGCGAGCGGGTGCTGGTGGCCGAAACCGGCGGCGTGAACGCCATGCTGATCGACAGCTCTGCCCTGCCCGAACAAGTGGTGCAGGACGTGCTCGCCTCGGCCTTCGACAGTGCCGGCCAGCGCTGCTCGGCGCTGCGGGTGCTGTGCTTGCCGGAAGCGATGGCACCGTCGCTGCTGCCGATGCTGCAGGCCGCGATGCGCGAACTAGCCGTCGGTGATCCATCCCGCTTCGACACCGATCTCGGCCCAGTGATCAGCGACGCGGCACGCGACCGTATCGAAGCGGCGGTCGCCGAATTCAGCCAACAAGGCTTGGCCGTTTTCCGTACCGGCAAACTGCCCGCCTCGGGCCACTACGTGGCACCCACGCTGGTGGAAATCGCCACGCTGGCGCAGATGCCGGGCGAGATCTTCGGCCCGGTGCTGGCCATACTGCGCTACCAACCTGACGAGCTCGACACGCTGCTGCCCGAGCTCGATGCCCTCGGCTACGGCCTGACGCTGGCCGTGGCGAGCCGCTGCCCCAGCTTCATCGGCGCCGTGATCGAGGGCATCCGCGTCGGCAACGTCTATGTGAACCGCAACCAGATCGGTGCCGTGGTCGGCCACCAGCCCTTCGGCGGGGAGCGGCGCTCCGGCACCGGGCCAAAGGCCGGCGGTCCGTGGCTGCTATGGCGGCTGGTGCGCAATGCCGACCCTTGCCGCGCAGCACCCGGCAGCGGCCACCGGCCGGAGGCCGCACTGCTCGCCTTCACCGAGTCAATGTCGCTGCCGTTACAGGCCAGACTGCGCGCCATCATCGAAACACTGTTCGATCACAGCCCGCTGGCGCAGCGCATATCACTGCCCGCACCGGTCGGCGAGACCAACACCCTCGCCTATCGCCCGCGCGGCCGCGTGGCCTGCCTGGCGGCGGCCCCCACCATGCTGCTGCCGCAGCTTGCTGCCTGCCTCGCCACCGGCAATCGGGCCATACTGCCGGCGCGAGTGGCACCTGCCAGTTGGCTCGCTCCCTTCACCGGGCTGGTGGCGGTCGAGGAAGAGCCGCTTGCCGGTGCATGCGACGCAGTGTTGTGGGATGGCAACGGCAGCGATCCCGGCCCGCGGCTGGCCGAACAGCCAGGGCCGATCCTGCAGCCGATCCACCCCCTTTCCGACGGCAGCTATCCGCTCTACCGGCTGGTCACCGAGGTGACGGTGACCATCAATACCGCTGCGGCCGGCGGCGATGCCGAGCTCCTGGGCAGGCCCGCATGAAGCCCGCAATGCGCCAAGCCGCCGCGCCCAGGAATCCGGGCTACCCTGTAAGGGAAAGCAGCAGTATCGACGCAAAACGAGCACGCTGTAAGGTTCGGCCGGCAACTGTTACGGTAGTATTCACGCCCAACTGCATACCATCCCGGCCGCGACCGCTCTCGCGCCGGGCAGGCAACCACGCCGGCCCCGCCACAAGCGGCATGGCGCAGCACGACACTCGACCGTGGCGTGCAGGTCCAGGAATCGATATCAAGCCAATGCAACTGCGGCGGCACCTCACCCGGGGATAGATGGTGGACATCTTTATTCAACAACTGCTGAACGGGCTGATTGTGGGCAGCATCTATGCGCTGATCGCACTCGGCTACACCATGGTGTACGGCATCATGCAGCTGATCAATTTCGCCCACGGCGAAATCGTGATGATCGGCGCGATGGTGACCATCACCTGCATCAATGTATTGCTCGGCGCCGGCGTACAACTGCCCGGCCCGCTGCTGCTGCTGGCCGGCCTCGCCATGGCGATTCCGGTATCCATGCTGCTCGGCTTCACCATCGAGCGCGTCGCCTACCGGCCCTTGCGTCGCGCACCGCGGCTGGCGCCGCTGATCACCGCGATCGGCGTTTCCATCGTGCTGCAACAAGCAGCCATGCTGATTTGGGGCCGCAACTATCGCCCTTTCCCGAGCATCCTGCCGACCGAGGTCCATGATTTCTTCGGCGCGGCGATCACCGATCTGCAGATCGCGATCATCATCCTGGCCTTCGTGCTGATGGGTGGCCTGTTCTTCCTGATCGAGAAGACCCGCCTCGGCCGCGCCATGCGCGCCACCTCGCAGAACCCGGATGTCGCGGGGCTGATGGGCGTGAACATCAATACCGTGATCTCCATGACCTTCGTCATCGGCTCGGCGCTGGGCGCCGTCGCCGGCGTGATGGTTGCCGCCAACTACGACCAGGCCCACGCCTACATGGGCTTCATGATCGGCCTCAAGGCCTTTACTGCCGCGGTGCTCGGCGGGATCGGCAACCTATGGGGCGCGGTGGTCGGTGGCATCCTGCTCGGCATCATCGAAAGCCTGGGCGCGGGCTACCTGGGCGACCTCACCGGCGGCTTCCTCGGCAGCCACTACAAGGACATCTTTGCCTTCGTCGTGCTGATCGCCGTGCTGATCTTCCGCCCCAGCGGGTTGATGGGCGAACGCGTCGCCGAACGCGCCTAAGCCGCTGCGCAATACTGGAGCTCTAGAACTATGAACTTTGCATTCATGCAAACCCGCCACGGCAAGGTCGTGACCTATGCCGTGCTGGCGGTGGTGCTGGCCCTGCTGCCCTGGGTGCTGACCGGTGGCTTCGAGAATGGCAAGTCGTGGGTGCGCGCGGTCGATTTCGCGTTGCTCTACATCATGCTGGCCTTGGGCCTCAATATCGTGGTCGGCTATGCCGGTCTGCTCGATCTCGGCTACATCGCGTTCTACGCGGTCGGCGCCTACGCGTTCGCGCTGCTCAATTCACCGCACCTGCAGGCGATCCTGCCAGCTTGGCTGATGTACCCCAACTTCCTGGTGATGCTGGTCATCGCAGCCATCGTCGCCGGGCTGTTCGGCGTGATGCTGGGTACGCCGGTGCTCAAGCTGCGTGGCGACTACCTCGCCATCGTGACGCTGGGCTTTGGCGAGATCATCCGCATCTTCATGAACAACCTCGATCGCCCGGTGAACATCACCAACGGACCGCAAGGCATCAACAACATCGACAAGGTACATTTCCTCGGCATCGACTTCGGCCGGCCGATGGAGTGGCTGGGGCTCACCTTCGACATGGTGCACCTCTACTACTACCTGATCCTGGCGTTCTGCATGCTGATCATCTTCGTCACCCTGCGCCTGCAGCATTCGCGCATCGGCCGTGCCTGGGTGGCATTGCGTGAGGATGAGATTGCCGCCAACGCCATGGGTATCAATATCCGCAACGTGAAACTGCTGGCCTTCGCCATGGGCGCTTCGTTCGGCGGCGTATCCGGTGCGCTGTTCGCCAGTTTCCAGGGCTTTGTCTCGCCCGAGTCGTTCGTGTTGATGGAATCCATCCTGGTGCTGTGCATGGTGGTGCTGGGCGGCATGGGCCATATCCCGGGCGTGATCCTGGGCGCCATCATCGTTGCCATCACTCCGGAAATCCTGCGTGACGTGATCAACCCGCTGCAGGAAGGCATCTTCGGCAAGCGCGTGGTCGATCCCGAGAACCTGCGCATGCTGATCTTCGGCCTCGCCATGATCATCATCATGCTGCTGCGCCCAGAAGGCCTGTGGCCGTCCAAGCGCCGCGCCCGCGAGTTCCACGAGCACGATGAGGAGGCCAAGGCATGAGCGCGCTTCTCGAAATCCGTGGCATCCACAAGCGCTTCGGCGGTCTGCACGCGCTGAACGATGTCAGCCTGGCTATCAACGCTGGCGAGATCTACGGCCTGATCGGCCCGAATGGCGCCGGCAAGACCACGCTGTTCAACGTGCTGACCGGGCTCTACCAGCCGGACGAAGGCGCATTCACCTTCAACGGCAAGGATTTGTTCCGCAAGAAGCCCTATGTGGTGGTCGAATCGGGCATCGCCCGCACCTTCCAGAACATCCGGCTGTTCGCCAACATGACAGCGCTGGAAAACGTGATGGTCGGCCAGCACGTGCGTACCCGCACCGGCGTCATCGGCGCCGTGCTGCGCCACCCGCGTGCCAAGGCGGAAGAGGCCAGCATCAAAGCCCGGGCGCAGGAGCTGCTCGACTATGTCGGCATCGGTCGCCGTCATGACGAGCTGGCGCGCAATCTCTCCTACGGCGACCAGCGCCGGCTGGAAATTGCCCGCGCCCTCGCCACCCGCCCGACGCTCTTGGCGCTGGACGAGCCCGCTGCAGGCATGAACCCCTCCGAGACCGAGGGTCTGAAGAAACTGATGGAAAAGGTGCGCGCCGACGGCGTGACCATCCTGCTGATCGAACACGACGTGAAGCTGATGATGGGCCTGTGCGACCGCATTGCCGTGCTCGATTACGGCAAGAAGATCGCCGAGGGCGTGCCCGAAGCCGTGAAGAACGATCCGCGCGTGATCGAAGCGTACCTGGGAGTGGCGCCGGAATGAGCGACGCATTGCTGAAAGTCGAAGACCTCAAGGTCGCCTACGGCGGCATCCACGCCGTCAAGGGCATCAACCTGGAAGTGAAGCAGGGCGAACTGGTCGCGCTGATCGGCGCCAACGGCGCGGGCAAGAGCACTACGCTCAAGACCCTGGTCGGCATGGTCAAGCCTGCCAGCGGCAGCATCACCTTCAATGGCGAGAACACTGCCAAGCTCGCACCCTACCATTATGTGCACAGGGGTCTGGTGCTGGTGCCGGAAGGCCGTGGCGTGTTCCCGCGGCTGACGGTGGAAGAGAACCTGCAGATGGGCGCCCACACCCGCAACGACAAGGCGGACATCGCCAGCGACATGGCGCGCGTCTACGATCTGTTCCCGCGCCTGAAGGAGCGCCGGCTGCAACTGGCTGGCACGCTGTCCGGCGGCGAGCAGCAGATGGTGGCCATCGGCCGCGCCATCATGAGCCGCCCCAAGCTGCTACTGCTGGACGAGCCGTCGATGGGCCTCGCCCCCATCATCGTGCAGAAGATCTTCGAGATCATCCGCATGATCGCCGCCGAGGGCGTGACCATGCTGCTAGTCGAGCAGAATGCCAAGCTGGCGCTGGAAACCGCAGACCGTGGCTATGTAATGGAAAGCGGCAAGATTACCCTGGCCGACGATGCCAAGACTCTGCTCGCGAACGAGGCCATCCAGAAAGCCTATCTCGGCGAATAAGCGCGGCTGACAAACCCTTCTGGCTACGCCGCACTCACTTGGCGTACGCCCTTGTGCTGTCTGCGTTTCGCGCGCCAGCCAGAAGCGCCATGCTGGGCTTTGTTAGCCGCCCCACGCTTGGCTTACCTTGACGCTACCCGCAACGGGCCGCAAGCTGCGGCCCGTTTGCTTTTGCCGGATTAGCTCTGTGGTCGATCCCATCGTCGTCATCAAGAACGCCATTGCCGCCCTGATGCTGCCACCGGGCAGCCTGCTGTTGCTGCTGACCATCGGCCTGCTCTTCTGGCGCAGGAAACCGCGGCTGGCGCTCGGCCTCATCGCCGCGGCGACCCTGTTGTTATACCTGCTGGCAACGCCCGGCCTCGCCTATGCGCTGTTGCGGCAGCTGGAGCCGGCACCGATCACCCCGGCGGCACTCGATTCGGTCGCTGCCATCGTTGTGCTGGGTGGTGGCAAGCGCGTGCCGGCGCCCGACTCCGGTCTCAACGAAGCGATGAACAACGCCACGCTGACTCGTGTTCACTACGGTGCGCGGCTGGCGCGCAGCAGTGGCAAACCGCTGTTGGTGACCGGCGGCAAGCCCAAGGGCGGCGTGGCCGAAGCGCAGTTGATGGCCGACGCGCTGCGCAGTGACTATGGCATCGCGCCACGTTGGGTGGAAAGCGCATCGCGCAATACCGAGGAAAACGCCGAGTTCAGCGCCCGGTTGCTGCCGGCCGGACAGCGCCGCATCGCTCTCGTCACCCAGGCCTGGCATATGCCGCGCGCCGAACGGATCTTCACCCAGGCCGGCTTCACCGTGATCCCCGCTGCCACCGATTACGCCTCAGAGGAGCAATCGGTAGTGCTGCGCTGGCTACCGGATGCAGAAGCACTGGCCCGCAGCGATCGTGCACTGCACGAGCTGCTGGGCCTGCTCTGGTATCGGCTGCGCGGGCGCTAGCCTCGGTTCGATCGCCTCGCTGCGGTATCATGGCGTTTTGCGCGCAGTGGCCCGGCGCCGCTGCGAGGAACAGGAATTCCCATGAGCACCGCGCAGCAATCCCCGCTCGGCAAGGCCGTGCAATACCAGGCCGAGTACGACGCCAGCCTGCTGTTTCCCATCCCGCGCCAGGGCAAGCGCGACGAGATCGGCGTCACTGGCGCCCTGCCCTTTATGGGTGTCGATATCTGGAACGGCTACGAGCTCTCGTGGCTCAATCCGCGCGGCAAGCCACAGGTCGCGATCGCCCTGTTCGAATTTCCGGCAGACAGCACCAATATCGTCGAATCCAAGTCGTTCAAGCTTTACCTCAACAGCTTTAACCAGACCCGGCTCGCCAATGCCGACGCGGCCGCCACGCTGCTGCGCGACGACCTGTCACAGGCAGCCGGTGCGCCGGTGCGGGTGCAGCTGATTGAGCCGGATGGCTTTGCCGGCCAGCGCCTGATGGAGCTCGATGGCTATTGCATCGACAATCTCGACATCGAGGTCGACCAGTACCAGCCTGCGCCGCAACTGCTGCATTGCGATCAGGCCGACGCCCCGGTCAACGAGGCACTGACCTCGAATCTGCTCAAATCCAATTGCCTCGTCACCGGCCAGCCGGACTGGGCCAGTGTGCAGATCCGCTACGTGGGCCAGCCGATCAATCGCGAATCGCTGTTGCGCTATCTGATCTCGTTCCGTCAGCACAACGAGTTCCACGAACAGTGCGTCGAGCGCATCTTCATGGACCTGATGCGCGCTTGCAAACCGATGAAGCTCGCCGTCTACGCGCGCTATACCCGACGCGGCGGTCTCGATATCAACCCCTACCGCAGCAATTTCAGCGGCCCGCCGCCGGCCAACCTGCGCGGTGCGCGGCAGTAAATGAGCCCAACAGAAAGCCCGGAGCAGATCCGGGCTTTTTCATGGCTACCGCCACGATATCGCTGATGCAAAATTGCAAGAAGCCAAGCTTTGCAAGCTGTAGACCCACGAATGGCGTTGCAAGATTGCAGCGAAAACAGAAAGTGAAGCATCACCTTCGATCAAATTGCGGATCAAGTGGATGGTCGATTTAGACCACAATCGGCTCAACTCGCTATCCCACTGCATGCGGCTTTATGCATTGCGGCACTGCCCGTTATAGCCGGCACCTTACCGGCAAGAATCTCAAGTACTTGGCGAACTCACGCCACGCGCCCAAAACAGCCGTTTGACGCTCCTGGACTTTCCCCTCAACGGGGACACTCGCAACGACAAAAATTCATGACTAGGAAATTTTCACATTGCCCCCGCTATAGCGACTGCCAAAGTGTGTTCGCGGGCTTCAGGGGGAAAGGATGGCATTGTACGTTGACCATGCAGGTGAATTGCTGACTAAAACACTGGTGTTTACTGCGGCCATCACGGTCGGGATTGGGGTATTGCAGCGGAGATTGCGATTGAACGGAATCTGGGCGGTATTGGGTTTTGTCTGCCTGCTTCTCCTCTGGTTCAGTCCTGACGTGCTGGGGTTAGTCACTCATGGGCTTGATCTGAACCCTGCCAAGCTAAACGCAGAACTGCGCCTGCCCATTGCACTCTGGAGCAGAATTTTTGTGCAACTCGGTGGGGCAATTGCAGGGTTTTTGCTGGGTGCGCTGTTCTGGAACAACTACGGCTCAGCGCATTGAACCAGGACTGAAAACGACGTTAAAAGGAGAATTTCGATGGACCTGTCCAAGCTGTCATTGCCTGAGATGTATCAACTGCAAAAGGATCTCGCCGCTGAGATCGACAAGCGCAAGGTCAGCGATAAAAAGGACCTGCTCGCCGAACTACAAAACCTCGCCGCGGCCAAGGGCTTCTCGCTGCAGGACGTGCTGGGCAAGGCCGTGAGTAGCAAGGCGGCCAAAAACACCGGAGCGGCGCAGTTTCGCAATCCAGCAGATGCCAGCCAGACCTGGACTGGTCGTGGCCGCAAACCGCAATGGGTTCAAGATTGGTTGGACAACGGCAAGAGCCTTGACGGTCTGCGCGTTTGAGCGCTGCTACCGCGGCAAGAAGGCCCTGCTACCGCAGGGCTTTTTTTATGAAGACTTGAAGCCTCTTTTCATCTTCTGCAGCGTACGTGGACCACGATGGTTCTTCTGCATCAGCAGCGCACAGCAGCGCACAGCAGCGTTGCTGCGCTTGGAATGACCTGATTGCAATTTTCAGATCATTCACAGTTTTCCCACATTTCTGTTTGAGAGTGACATGATCGTCACCCCAATCTTCGCACCAATCTACGCCTAAATCACCAAAAATAAAGGAGTTTTTCTTAGTCGATCATACCGCACTCCCGCAGATGATAAGAGAAGTTCTCGGTTGCATTTACACGACACCGCGATCAATGCCACGAACCTGTAAATACTTCGGTGTTAGCATCCTCATCGGTTAACTGTTGTTAACCTTACTTGAAAGTCAACAAGGATGTTGGCTAGGGCTACTCTACCTACTTTATTTCTGGAGGAATCATGAAGAAGTTCTTCGCTCTGGTTGTATTGTCGATGGGCATGATGGCAGGTGCTCAAGCGGCTGAAGTTCGCGCATATCAGATCAGCAACAGCTCCCCGAGCTTTGATGGTCAGGCCTATTGCAGCAGTGTTTGGGCGGGCTCGCAGTTCTTCGGCTTCCGTCAAGGCAATGCCTCCTATCACTTCATCCTCTGCCGCAAGGATTAAATCGGCGTCGCGCTGCCTGATCGTTTTCGGCATAGGACAGCACTCTTAGCTTCGCAAATGATCGAGGGGCTGCGCAGCGGCGATCAAAATCGAGCCAGGTATTTGGTCAGAGCAACGACCACGACCTCGCGCACGCCTCGCCCAAATGGGCTTGATATGAATGCCCTGGCCATTTCGGCCAGGGCATTTCTGCATTCA
This region of Chitinolyticbacter meiyuanensis genomic DNA includes:
- the typA gene encoding translational GTPase TypA codes for the protein MSRALRNIAIIAHVDHGKTTLVDQLLRQSGTFRDNQQVDERVMDSNDLEKERGITILAKNTAIDYEGTHINIVDTPGHADFGGEVERVLGMVDGVLLLVDAVEGPMPQTRFVTKKALALGLRPIVVINKVDRPGARPDWVVDQTFDLFDKLGATDEQLDFPIIYASGLNGFAKLELAEESDNMRPLFETVLKHVPTPPGDADAPLQLQIAALDYSTYTGRLGVGRVLNGRIKPGQNVVVMNHDDQVAVGRINQVLGYQGLDRVPVDSAEAGDIIIISGLDDIGIGVTICDKETPVGLPMLTVDEPTLTMDFMVNSSPLAGTEGKFVTSRQIRDRLTKELLTNVALRVEDTGDADVFRVSGRGELHLTILLENMRREGFELAVAKPRVVYKDIDGQKCEPYENLTIDLEDEHQGGIMEEIGRRRGELTNMESDGQGRTRLEYHIPARGLIGFQSDFMTMTRGTGLMSHVFDDYAPVKPDLPGRHNGVLISQEGGEAVAYALWNLEDRGRMFVSPGDKLYEGMIIGIHSRDNDLVVNPIKGKKLTNVRASGTDEAVRLTTPIKLTLESAVEFIDDDELVEITPVSIRIRKRYLQEHERRRAAKAEG
- the putA gene encoding bifunctional proline dehydrogenase/L-glutamate gamma-semialdehyde dehydrogenase PutA, yielding MDPFAFDLPDPESLSAVYAARYGDESRAVRALLPLARLSAEEQAYVEGQGEFLLDALRASRRERGGADALFAAFPLASPAGRALLTLAEALLRIPDAATADRLIRDQLHEADWQAGDTSPSWLVNLARWGLDAAEHWSETRSGKPIVRYAMQRAMHGLGARFVLGETIAAAIQARADGFHHSFDMLGEAALTAEDAERYAEAYAQAIGQLATLPGRCGARSACGISIKLSALHPRVEPRQWPRIRRELYPRLLVLARMARDANLPLTIDAEESERLPLTLALFGRLLHEPSLAGWDGLGIAVQAYQKSALAQLDWLIAQAATAKRRIVVRLVKGAYWDGEIKRAQLEAWPDYPVFTRKAHSDASFLACARQMLRASEVLYPAFATHNAFTALAVHALAGARDFEFQCLFGMGEPLYRLLAGHGIERPCRVYAPVGRYASLLPYLVRRLLENGANQSFVHQLLSDAESTPALRDPVTASARQPATDLPAPMARAGHDAVAAGISWSDVPAVTRLAMALQQELAATAAGPLLAHGTPSGGAPRSVLNPARLDDVVGTIADATPCDVEHALQQAQAYAPTWAATPVAARASLLQRAADEFDRYRPALIALLVREAGKSLIAANNEVREAIDFCRYYANQAAANWPDRAPAPWGAVAAISPWNFPLAIFVGQIAAALVAGNTVLAKPAEETPLTAYLATRLLHEAGIPHGALQLLPGGPEVGAVLTQDTRISGVLFTGSLPTAQAIHRALAKLAGERVLVAETGGVNAMLIDSSALPEQVVQDVLASAFDSAGQRCSALRVLCLPEAMAPSLLPMLQAAMRELAVGDPSRFDTDLGPVISDAARDRIEAAVAEFSQQGLAVFRTGKLPASGHYVAPTLVEIATLAQMPGEIFGPVLAILRYQPDELDTLLPELDALGYGLTLAVASRCPSFIGAVIEGIRVGNVYVNRNQIGAVVGHQPFGGERRSGTGPKAGGPWLLWRLVRNADPCRAAPGSGHRPEAALLAFTESMSLPLQARLRAIIETLFDHSPLAQRISLPAPVGETNTLAYRPRGRVACLAAAPTMLLPQLAACLATGNRAILPARVAPASWLAPFTGLVAVEEEPLAGACDAVLWDGNGSDPGPRLAEQPGPILQPIHPLSDGSYPLYRLVTEVTVTINTAAAGGDAELLGRPA
- a CDS encoding branched-chain amino acid ABC transporter permease — its product is MDIFIQQLLNGLIVGSIYALIALGYTMVYGIMQLINFAHGEIVMIGAMVTITCINVLLGAGVQLPGPLLLLAGLAMAIPVSMLLGFTIERVAYRPLRRAPRLAPLITAIGVSIVLQQAAMLIWGRNYRPFPSILPTEVHDFFGAAITDLQIAIIILAFVLMGGLFFLIEKTRLGRAMRATSQNPDVAGLMGVNINTVISMTFVIGSALGAVAGVMVAANYDQAHAYMGFMIGLKAFTAAVLGGIGNLWGAVVGGILLGIIESLGAGYLGDLTGGFLGSHYKDIFAFVVLIAVLIFRPSGLMGERVAERA
- a CDS encoding ABC transporter permease subunit, whose amino-acid sequence is MQTRHGKVVTYAVLAVVLALLPWVLTGGFENGKSWVRAVDFALLYIMLALGLNIVVGYAGLLDLGYIAFYAVGAYAFALLNSPHLQAILPAWLMYPNFLVMLVIAAIVAGLFGVMLGTPVLKLRGDYLAIVTLGFGEIIRIFMNNLDRPVNITNGPQGINNIDKVHFLGIDFGRPMEWLGLTFDMVHLYYYLILAFCMLIIFVTLRLQHSRIGRAWVALREDEIAANAMGINIRNVKLLAFAMGASFGGVSGALFASFQGFVSPESFVLMESILVLCMVVLGGMGHIPGVILGAIIVAITPEILRDVINPLQEGIFGKRVVDPENLRMLIFGLAMIIIMLLRPEGLWPSKRRAREFHEHDEEAKA
- a CDS encoding ABC transporter ATP-binding protein, translating into MSALLEIRGIHKRFGGLHALNDVSLAINAGEIYGLIGPNGAGKTTLFNVLTGLYQPDEGAFTFNGKDLFRKKPYVVVESGIARTFQNIRLFANMTALENVMVGQHVRTRTGVIGAVLRHPRAKAEEASIKARAQELLDYVGIGRRHDELARNLSYGDQRRLEIARALATRPTLLALDEPAAGMNPSETEGLKKLMEKVRADGVTILLIEHDVKLMMGLCDRIAVLDYGKKIAEGVPEAVKNDPRVIEAYLGVAPE
- a CDS encoding ABC transporter ATP-binding protein — translated: MSDALLKVEDLKVAYGGIHAVKGINLEVKQGELVALIGANGAGKSTTLKTLVGMVKPASGSITFNGENTAKLAPYHYVHRGLVLVPEGRGVFPRLTVEENLQMGAHTRNDKADIASDMARVYDLFPRLKERRLQLAGTLSGGEQQMVAIGRAIMSRPKLLLLDEPSMGLAPIIVQKIFEIIRMIAAEGVTMLLVEQNAKLALETADRGYVMESGKITLADDAKTLLANEAIQKAYLGE